The following coding sequences are from one bacterium SCSIO 12741 window:
- a CDS encoding metallophosphoesterase: protein MLILILLFLLLLEFYVFQAIQSAWSSDFSLAWEMAYWATSLFTAIAVISYNRIYRLSSVEKSQGMSIFFGLAMSLIFTKVLFSFLMLGEDLFRMAMFAGESIYDGEMASWKDRNLMYNEAGLLLTSLPLLYLGFGIFKGKYRYRVHRVTLTFDHLPDAFDGFTLAQISDVHSGSFDSRKGVQKGLDLLQEQNPDLILFTGDLVNNLADEVKPYIDLFAKLKAPFGKFSVLGNHDYGEYVSWPSKEDWLNNMDRLARYEKEMGFDLLNNRHVRLEKDGESIVLAGVENWGKPPFPQRGDLQEALRGSKSDDFSILLSHDPSHWDLQVLDFPKKVDLTLSGHTHGMQFGIEIPGFKWSPVKYKYPRWAGLYEEKDRYLYVNRGFGFLGFPGRSGIWPEITLITLKKEAKA, encoded by the coding sequence ATGCTTATTCTCATTCTACTTTTCCTACTGCTTTTGGAATTCTACGTGTTTCAAGCCATTCAATCGGCCTGGAGTTCTGATTTTTCGCTGGCTTGGGAAATGGCCTATTGGGCAACCAGCTTATTTACTGCCATCGCGGTTATTAGCTACAACAGAATCTATCGGCTTAGCTCGGTGGAAAAGTCTCAGGGAATGAGCATCTTTTTCGGTCTGGCCATGAGCTTGATTTTCACCAAGGTGCTATTTTCTTTCCTTATGTTGGGAGAAGACCTCTTTCGGATGGCCATGTTTGCCGGCGAATCGATTTACGATGGCGAAATGGCTTCCTGGAAGGATAGAAACCTAATGTACAATGAAGCAGGCCTGCTGTTAACTTCACTTCCTCTTCTCTACCTGGGATTTGGAATCTTTAAAGGAAAGTACCGCTACCGGGTTCACCGAGTGACTTTAACCTTTGATCACTTGCCAGATGCCTTCGACGGTTTTACACTAGCTCAAATCTCAGATGTTCATTCCGGATCTTTCGACAGCCGAAAAGGAGTTCAAAAGGGGCTGGATTTGCTACAAGAGCAAAACCCTGACTTAATTCTGTTTACGGGTGACCTGGTTAACAATCTGGCGGACGAGGTAAAACCTTACATTGACCTGTTTGCAAAACTGAAAGCTCCTTTTGGAAAATTCTCGGTACTCGGAAATCACGATTATGGGGAATACGTTTCCTGGCCATCCAAAGAGGATTGGCTCAATAATATGGATCGCTTAGCCCGTTATGAGAAGGAAATGGGTTTTGACTTGCTCAACAACCGCCATGTTCGTTTAGAAAAGGACGGCGAAAGCATTGTTTTGGCAGGTGTGGAGAATTGGGGCAAACCTCCATTTCCACAACGCGGTGATTTACAAGAAGCTCTACGAGGAAGCAAATCGGATGATTTTTCGATTCTACTCTCTCATGATCCCTCGCACTGGGACTTACAAGTGCTCGACTTCCCCAAAAAAGTAGACCTCACTTTGAGTGGACATACCCACGGCATGCAGTTTGGCATTGAAATTCCGGGTTTTAAATGGAGCCCTGTAAAGTACAAGTACCCACGCTGGGCGGGCCTCTATGAAGAAAAGGACCGTTACTTATATGTCAACCGCGGATTTGGATTTTTAGGATTTCCCGGACGTTCAGGCATTTGGCCAGAAATCACTCTAATTACCCTAAAAAAGGAAGCTAAGGCTTAA
- a CDS encoding HTH domain-containing protein: MEFNEAKQKFIQTWGTFGSGWGINRTMAQIHALLLVSHEALSTEEIMEELNISRGNANMNIRALIEWGIVFKELKAGERKEYFYTGKDIWALARQIASERKRREIEPVVSMIEQLEQFDQEPEAEEQAEFIEMLGNIKSFTIQANGLVDKFTRSDQHWFYKNLLKLVK; encoded by the coding sequence ATGGAATTTAACGAAGCCAAACAAAAATTTATTCAAACCTGGGGCACCTTTGGCTCTGGATGGGGGATTAACCGCACCATGGCGCAAATTCATGCCTTGTTGTTGGTTAGTCATGAAGCCTTGAGTACCGAGGAAATCATGGAAGAACTCAACATCAGTCGGGGAAATGCAAACATGAATATCCGCGCACTCATCGAATGGGGAATCGTGTTTAAAGAACTGAAAGCAGGGGAGAGAAAGGAATACTTCTATACAGGAAAAGACATTTGGGCCCTGGCTCGGCAAATTGCCTCTGAGCGGAAACGTCGCGAAATTGAACCTGTAGTTTCTATGATCGAGCAATTGGAACAGTTTGATCAGGAGCCTGAAGCAGAGGAGCAGGCAGAGTTTATCGAAATGCTTGGCAACATCAAATCATTCACGATTCAGGCCAATGGATTGGTGGATAAGTTCACCCGATCGGACCAACACTGGTTCTACAAAAACCTACTCAAGTTAGTTAAGTAA
- a CDS encoding DUF2071 domain-containing protein — MKNNQLFMRCRWENLILLNYPCDPNLLKPYIPGGIELDYFQGKTYLSLVAFTFRDLRVLGFKVPFHQYFPELNLRCYVKRYENGEWRRGVVFIKELVPKVMIEWAARNLFKERFGHVQIRERAKRGEKEASVYYSIREGNFKHGISALTQAKAEDTAPHTLEEFISQRYYAYNGNQRVTHEYRVEHVPWKIYPDKQIAADIHPIRLFPKAFDTIWDKRPENAFMLDGSPVDVRYIQALKN; from the coding sequence ATGAAAAACAATCAGCTGTTCATGCGATGTCGTTGGGAAAACCTGATTCTACTGAACTATCCCTGCGACCCAAATCTTTTAAAACCCTATATCCCTGGAGGAATTGAACTCGATTACTTTCAAGGGAAGACCTATTTGAGCCTGGTAGCCTTTACTTTTCGGGACCTTCGTGTATTGGGATTTAAGGTTCCATTTCACCAATATTTTCCTGAATTAAATCTACGCTGCTACGTGAAGCGCTATGAAAATGGAGAATGGAGGCGAGGAGTGGTTTTTATCAAAGAATTGGTGCCCAAGGTTATGATCGAATGGGCTGCGCGCAACTTGTTTAAAGAACGATTTGGTCATGTTCAGATTCGGGAACGAGCCAAACGAGGCGAAAAAGAAGCAAGCGTTTATTACAGCATTAGAGAAGGGAATTTCAAGCACGGCATTAGTGCACTTACCCAAGCCAAAGCGGAGGACACAGCTCCTCATACGCTGGAAGAATTTATTAGTCAGCGTTATTACGCGTACAACGGGAATCAGCGCGTAACTCATGAATACCGGGTGGAACATGTGCCCTGGAAAATCTATCCGGATAAACAAATTGCTGCAGATATACATCCCATTCGGTTATTCCCGAAGGCCTTTGACACCATATGGGATAAACGACCCGAGAATGCCTTTATGCTGGATGGAAGTCCGGTAGATGTCCGTTACATACAAGCCCTGAAAAATTAG
- a CDS encoding HAD-IIB family hydrolase produces the protein MNGQLFITDLDGTLLNPEGKLSDYSYSALKDLLDDGMPISVASARSLHTMKQILGDLPIQIPVVCINGAYICDFAQHRYLAIQGFPSAIKAGLLNYMQERSLGLFVSAFIDEQELLYYHKLTNQGQLWYLNDRIKAKDHRLRETQDLSPFYEEQVVSMTLMDDRAPLEQVQSDLRQQFGDLLNLNLTENLYEPKSWWLTIHFHRANKAEGINYLLEQGFGNQKNLTVFGDELNDLKMFALSNQAIAVSNANPALIKKAHRVIGSNDDNSVVRYLQEIWKK, from the coding sequence TTGAACGGACAATTATTCATTACGGATCTCGATGGAACTCTTCTAAATCCTGAAGGGAAACTATCGGATTACTCCTACTCTGCCTTAAAAGATTTGTTGGATGACGGCATGCCCATTTCGGTAGCCAGTGCTCGTAGCTTACACACCATGAAACAAATTCTTGGAGATTTACCGATTCAAATTCCGGTTGTTTGTATCAATGGAGCCTACATCTGCGACTTTGCTCAGCATCGGTACCTGGCCATACAGGGATTTCCAAGCGCGATTAAAGCCGGATTGCTAAACTATATGCAGGAAAGGAGTTTAGGGTTGTTTGTTTCGGCCTTTATCGATGAACAAGAGCTGCTTTATTACCACAAATTGACCAATCAGGGCCAACTCTGGTACCTGAATGATCGCATCAAGGCTAAGGATCACCGACTCAGGGAAACCCAGGATCTCAGCCCCTTTTATGAAGAGCAGGTGGTTTCGATGACCCTAATGGATGATCGCGCTCCTCTTGAACAAGTTCAATCAGATTTACGCCAGCAATTTGGCGATTTGCTAAATCTCAACTTAACGGAAAACCTCTACGAACCCAAATCCTGGTGGCTCACGATTCATTTTCACCGAGCCAATAAGGCCGAGGGAATCAACTACCTTTTGGAACAAGGTTTTGGAAATCAAAAGAACCTTACCGTTTTTGGAGATGAACTCAACGACCTAAAAATGTTTGCCCTGTCCAATCAGGCTATTGCTGTGAGCAATGCCAATCCAGCGCTCATCAAGAAAGCACACCGAGTCATAGGAAGCAATGACGACAACAGCGTCGTTCGCTACCTGCAAGAAATATGGAAGAAATAG
- a CDS encoding DUF2461 domain-containing protein: MATSHTIAPESFDYLKILAKNNNRDWFQKNKPTYEKALENIRDVAEDLLQEMGKHDNIETPSGRKSLFRIYRDVRFSKNKAPYKTHWSGHFKRATAELRGGYYFHLEPGNSFVAGGFWGPNPQDLQRIRQEIDLNAEEFREVLNDSALQSTFGNMEGNQVKTAPKGFSKDHPAIDLLRYKQFVFTKRFTDKEVLGKDYVALANQSFKDLRPFFDFMSSVLTTDANGESLI, translated from the coding sequence ATGGCTACATCACACACAATTGCTCCAGAATCCTTTGATTACCTGAAGATTCTTGCCAAGAACAACAACCGGGATTGGTTTCAAAAAAACAAACCCACTTACGAAAAGGCCTTGGAAAATATCCGCGACGTGGCGGAAGATTTGCTTCAGGAAATGGGGAAACACGACAACATCGAAACTCCCTCCGGAAGAAAAAGTCTGTTTCGCATTTATCGTGATGTGCGTTTTAGCAAGAATAAAGCCCCTTACAAAACCCACTGGTCAGGGCATTTTAAGCGGGCTACTGCCGAATTGAGGGGTGGATACTATTTTCACCTGGAACCTGGAAATTCATTTGTAGCCGGTGGTTTTTGGGGACCTAACCCACAAGATTTACAACGCATTCGACAGGAAATCGACTTGAATGCGGAAGAGTTTCGCGAGGTTCTCAATGATTCAGCACTGCAATCTACGTTTGGAAATATGGAAGGTAACCAGGTAAAAACTGCACCTAAAGGATTTTCGAAAGATCACCCAGCCATCGATTTACTGCGGTATAAGCAGTTTGTGTTCACCAAACGATTCACAGATAAGGAAGTGCTTGGAAAGGACTACGTGGCGCTGGCCAATCAAAGTTTTAAGGATTTACGTCCTTTCTTCGATTTTATGAGTTCCGTGCTCACTACTGATGCGAATGGAGAATCATTGATTTAA
- a CDS encoding DUF4349 domain-containing protein → MNRSKSYLTVFILSFILFVACAENPEHAMRAENTEEQNTPGVYAASEAMESEEASQTQEVSISDVVSSSTQPFVGADKKFIRKADLRFEVDDVYRSTAQIEQIAIRQGGFVTSGDLQSQVIRTETYPTDQESAIEVTEYETNCYVTLRVPAENLHQTLTQVAGEVKFLHKRTLEADDVTLKLVEQEMAQKRAQNGQKRLTGDRKRIKSKNLAELENLAYHRETDRDLAILRHFSLEDEVAYSTITIAMVQDHQITQKVVPNLNAIRENNAPGFGQRLGKNLAFGFELIQEIVLALMNVWPFLLVLSIVAGIVIRKTKAKK, encoded by the coding sequence ATGAACAGATCCAAATCCTATCTAACCGTCTTCATCCTCTCCTTTATCCTTTTTGTGGCCTGTGCAGAAAATCCCGAACACGCCATGCGAGCCGAAAATACAGAGGAACAAAACACACCAGGCGTTTATGCCGCTTCTGAAGCCATGGAAAGCGAAGAGGCCTCCCAAACACAAGAAGTTTCTATCAGCGACGTAGTTTCTTCCTCTACTCAGCCTTTTGTAGGTGCTGATAAAAAATTCATCCGCAAAGCTGATTTACGGTTCGAAGTAGATGACGTGTATCGTTCCACAGCGCAAATTGAACAAATCGCCATTCGACAAGGTGGCTTTGTGACCAGCGGAGATTTGCAATCCCAGGTTATTCGCACCGAAACCTACCCCACCGATCAGGAATCCGCTATTGAAGTAACCGAGTATGAAACCAACTGCTATGTAACCCTTAGAGTTCCTGCCGAAAATCTTCATCAGACCCTTACTCAAGTGGCTGGCGAGGTCAAATTTCTTCACAAACGAACCTTGGAAGCCGATGACGTAACCCTCAAGTTGGTGGAACAGGAAATGGCTCAGAAAAGGGCTCAAAACGGCCAAAAGCGCCTAACCGGAGACAGAAAACGAATAAAGTCCAAGAACCTCGCGGAGTTGGAAAACCTGGCCTATCATAGAGAAACAGATCGTGACTTGGCCATTTTGCGTCATTTCTCACTGGAAGATGAAGTGGCTTACAGTACGATTACCATTGCCATGGTTCAAGACCATCAAATCACGCAGAAGGTAGTGCCTAACCTAAACGCCATTCGCGAAAACAACGCTCCTGGGTTTGGACAACGCTTGGGAAAAAACCTCGCCTTTGGATTCGAACTTATTCAAGAAATCGTACTTGCCCTTATGAATGTGTGGCCATTTCTACTTGTACTCAGTATTGTGGCTGGTATAGTGATTAGAAAAACCAAAGCCAAAAAGTAG
- a CDS encoding DUF4421 family protein has product MVRKTILLFSFLIFGFAAQAQLVEYDSLFAQTEQFARNFLTREQDTNYIRNYSDRLALKLVGVNKFNFFQLYDRRAESMVIYRPDLGVNMGVGLSYRWFSIDLAFSLSFLQEKAIDEARFFDFQGAFYSSEQYMEGVYQYYYGYRLADHRGSDTIISDESKIRSDVRTINISLQYLYAFNYDKFSLKAPFVLNEIQRKSAGSVIGGVSFSQFSVDGDSALVPREMRSDFDPQLEMKDMLVVNFGVNLGYMYTAVLKEKFFLTLGLIPGMGLNFGDYEQDRRRRMDPNLGFRLKTMNAIGYNADRFFTGLQFTGSLFSVGLGERRGAQISHGKFKLFVGYRFKP; this is encoded by the coding sequence ATGGTGAGAAAAACTATACTGCTATTCAGCTTTTTGATATTTGGGTTTGCTGCTCAGGCTCAATTGGTTGAATACGATAGCTTGTTTGCTCAAACCGAGCAATTTGCCCGTAACTTTTTGACCCGGGAACAAGACACCAATTACATCCGTAACTATTCCGATCGTTTGGCCCTGAAACTGGTGGGAGTGAATAAGTTTAACTTCTTTCAGCTCTATGACCGACGAGCGGAATCCATGGTTATCTACCGCCCAGACTTAGGTGTCAATATGGGGGTAGGGCTGTCTTATAGGTGGTTTTCCATCGATCTGGCATTTAGTCTTTCCTTTTTGCAGGAAAAAGCCATTGATGAAGCCCGTTTTTTCGATTTTCAAGGTGCCTTTTATTCCAGTGAACAATACATGGAAGGCGTGTACCAGTACTACTACGGTTATCGCCTGGCAGATCATCGGGGAAGTGATACCATCATAAGCGATGAATCTAAAATTCGCTCAGATGTAAGGACCATCAACATTAGTTTGCAATACCTCTATGCTTTTAACTACGATAAGTTTAGTTTGAAGGCTCCCTTTGTGTTGAACGAAATCCAGCGCAAAAGTGCGGGTAGTGTAATTGGAGGAGTATCGTTTTCACAGTTTAGTGTGGATGGCGATTCTGCCTTAGTGCCACGTGAAATGCGCAGCGATTTTGACCCACAGCTCGAAATGAAGGATATGTTGGTTGTCAATTTTGGTGTGAATTTAGGGTACATGTACACCGCTGTGCTCAAAGAGAAGTTCTTTCTAACCCTTGGACTGATACCGGGAATGGGGCTCAACTTTGGAGACTACGAGCAGGACCGGAGAAGAAGAATGGATCCTAATCTGGGCTTTCGTCTGAAAACCATGAATGCCATTGGTTACAATGCTGATCGTTTCTTTACAGGATTACAGTTCACCGGCTCCTTATTTTCTGTGGGTTTAGGAGAAAGGCGAGGGGCCCAAATCTCTCATGGGAAATTCAAGCTTTTCGTAGGATATCGGTTTAAGCCTTAG
- a CDS encoding peptidylprolyl isomerase — translation MKRAEIQTDKGVMTVEFYEKDAPNTVANFVKLSQDGYYDGLNFHRVIPNFVIQGGCPDGTGAGGPGYKIDCELDGDNQFHDRGVLSMAHAGRNTGGSQFFICHNRSNTQHLDRNHTCFGKVVEGVDVIDQIRAGDKIEKITITEE, via the coding sequence TTGAAAAGGGCAGAAATTCAAACCGATAAGGGGGTCATGACCGTAGAGTTTTACGAAAAAGACGCACCTAACACAGTGGCAAACTTTGTCAAATTGAGCCAGGATGGCTATTATGATGGATTAAACTTCCATCGGGTAATTCCCAACTTCGTTATTCAAGGCGGTTGTCCAGATGGAACAGGTGCTGGCGGACCTGGTTACAAAATCGACTGCGAGTTAGACGGTGATAATCAGTTTCACGATCGCGGAGTGCTAAGTATGGCTCATGCCGGTAGAAACACCGGGGGATCTCAATTCTTTATTTGTCACAATCGCTCGAATACGCAGCACTTAGACCGCAATCATACTTGTTTTGGTAAAGTGGTAGAAGGCGTTGACGTGATCGATCAGATTCGTGCCGGAGACAAGATTGAAAAAATCACCATTACCGAAGAGTAG
- a CDS encoding TIGR01777 family oxidoreductase, translating into MKKIVIAGGAGFVGKNLAHHLVRQGRQVVILSRQNHLDEPGIRYVKWDAKELGSWMTELENAEALINLCGKSVNCRYTPENKELIYDSRLHPTYLLGEAIGCCQHPPGVWINGTSATIYRHAEDRPMTENDGVPGTGFSVDVCQKWESRLWEADTPGTRKVSLRMALVMGKKGGVLPVYERLVRFGLGGRQGLGWQRLSWIHEEDLARAVEWIIEHRDLEGVFNAAAPEVPYNHQFMKQLRHQLKIPIGLPANRLMLKLGSILIGSEAELVLKSRWISPERLKKAGFQFQFPTLQEALTNLV; encoded by the coding sequence ATGAAAAAGATAGTAATAGCCGGTGGAGCTGGATTCGTTGGAAAAAATCTGGCCCATCATTTGGTTCGACAAGGACGACAAGTGGTTATCCTTAGTCGGCAAAATCACCTGGATGAACCCGGAATTCGATACGTGAAATGGGATGCCAAAGAACTGGGATCTTGGATGACGGAATTGGAGAATGCTGAGGCACTAATCAACCTTTGTGGTAAATCCGTTAATTGTCGCTATACACCTGAAAACAAAGAGCTTATTTATGATTCCAGGTTGCACCCGACCTACCTGCTGGGAGAGGCCATTGGATGTTGCCAGCATCCACCGGGAGTATGGATCAATGGAACCTCTGCCACCATATACCGTCACGCCGAAGATCGACCGATGACCGAAAACGATGGAGTACCAGGTACTGGATTTTCTGTTGATGTCTGTCAAAAATGGGAAAGCCGGTTGTGGGAGGCGGATACACCCGGAACCCGCAAGGTTTCTTTGCGAATGGCCTTGGTTATGGGGAAGAAGGGAGGTGTACTTCCAGTTTATGAGCGCTTGGTTCGATTTGGATTAGGAGGCAGGCAAGGCCTTGGGTGGCAACGCCTAAGCTGGATTCATGAAGAGGACTTGGCTCGGGCAGTTGAATGGATCATCGAACACCGCGATCTGGAAGGTGTTTTTAATGCCGCCGCCCCAGAAGTACCCTACAACCATCAATTTATGAAACAATTAAGGCATCAATTGAAGATACCTATCGGACTACCAGCTAACCGATTGATGCTCAAATTAGGCAGTATTCTAATCGGTTCGGAAGCCGAGTTGGTGCTCAAGAGCCGATGGATAAGTCCTGAACGGCTCAAGAAAGCTGGCTTTCAATTTCAGTTCCCAACCCTCCAAGAGGCCCTAACTAACCTGGTTTAA
- a CDS encoding response regulator transcription factor, with product MIEKIKVGVVEDNPDLTRAIREKLELFDEVEFLFSAMNGKEALLKLQLYEPDLLLMDINMPVMNGVEATRLIREQYPKIRILILTVFDDDENIFESIVAGASGYLLKDEKPAKLHQAIREIAEGGAPMSPGIALKVLRLIRFNDEKGKSDIPDFQLTKREQEILEHISKGKNHSIIAEDLFISPKTVRKHIENIYSKLQVHNRVEAVQKAIKYGLV from the coding sequence ATGATCGAAAAAATTAAAGTTGGAGTAGTAGAGGATAACCCGGATTTGACCCGGGCTATTCGCGAAAAACTGGAGCTCTTTGATGAAGTAGAGTTTTTGTTTTCGGCCATGAATGGAAAGGAAGCTCTGCTTAAGCTTCAGCTCTACGAACCCGATTTGTTGCTGATGGACATCAATATGCCTGTCATGAATGGGGTGGAAGCAACTCGGCTCATCCGGGAACAATACCCCAAGATTCGCATTCTGATTCTTACCGTTTTTGATGATGATGAAAACATCTTTGAATCCATTGTGGCTGGGGCTTCCGGATACTTGCTTAAAGACGAGAAACCGGCCAAGTTGCACCAAGCCATTCGGGAAATAGCCGAAGGAGGCGCTCCCATGTCACCGGGAATTGCACTAAAGGTTTTGCGACTCATCCGATTCAACGACGAAAAGGGAAAATCCGACATTCCTGATTTTCAATTGACCAAAAGAGAACAGGAGATTTTGGAGCACATCAGCAAAGGAAAGAACCATTCCATCATCGCTGAGGATTTGTTTATAAGCCCCAAAACAGTGCGAAAGCACATCGAAAACATATATTCCAAGCTCCAGGTCCACAACCGGGTAGAAGCGGTGCAAAAGGCCATTAAATATGGATTGGTATAA
- a CDS encoding DEAD/DEAH box helicase, with the protein MNKFIELGLPKDITDALTEMGIETPTPIQEQTLPILIDSEVDLIGLAQTGTGKTAAFGLPLLTKIDTDLPYTQAVVIAPTRELCQQITDQITLFSQYVANLGILAVYGGTDMRGQLRDLKKTRHIIVATPGRLKDLINRKAVKLDKTEYVVLDEADEMLRSGFKEEIDEILTYLPESKTTWLFSATMPDEIKNLVKKFMPDAVKVSVNTKKEVNENIEHQFISVKGSDKFPTLKKILDGNQDLRGIVFCRTRINVQKLAEQLQAAHYPVEALHGEMTQNQRDKVMRQFKEHRLRVLVATDVAARGIDVQDLTHVIHYSLPDDLAYYTHRSGRTARAGKQGISLALVDNRDKRRMSSVQKNLKVKLKQVDPPSEQEIVAGAVRRWARGVVETPVGNEWKELIQPILEEEFAGLSPDDIVERLISSELNKLPYRLRNSSKDSSRRDRDRDRDSDSPRREFGSNKHWDRFFINVGTIDKIRKRDLLDFVCDVTGLEKKAIGDITLKKKISFFDVSRDQSKIVARRFKGVVANGRSIRVNREDSGGRG; encoded by the coding sequence TTGAATAAATTCATTGAGCTCGGACTTCCGAAAGATATCACTGATGCCTTAACGGAAATGGGGATCGAAACCCCAACGCCCATCCAGGAACAGACCCTTCCTATATTGATTGATTCTGAGGTAGATCTGATCGGACTGGCGCAAACCGGAACAGGAAAGACCGCGGCCTTTGGATTGCCTCTGTTGACCAAGATCGACACGGACTTACCTTATACCCAAGCTGTGGTGATTGCACCTACTCGAGAATTGTGTCAGCAGATTACGGATCAAATTACCCTATTTTCTCAGTATGTAGCCAATTTGGGAATTTTGGCTGTTTACGGTGGAACCGATATGAGGGGGCAACTTCGCGACTTGAAGAAAACGCGTCACATCATCGTGGCTACTCCCGGTCGATTGAAGGATTTGATCAACCGCAAAGCAGTCAAGCTTGACAAAACTGAGTATGTAGTACTGGATGAGGCCGATGAAATGCTTCGCTCCGGATTTAAGGAAGAGATTGACGAAATCCTGACCTATCTACCCGAGAGTAAGACTACTTGGTTGTTTTCCGCTACAATGCCGGACGAAATCAAAAACTTGGTGAAGAAATTCATGCCAGATGCAGTTAAAGTATCGGTGAATACCAAGAAAGAGGTAAACGAAAATATTGAGCATCAGTTCATTTCTGTAAAAGGTTCGGACAAATTTCCTACGTTGAAGAAAATCCTCGATGGAAACCAGGACCTAAGAGGGATTGTATTTTGCCGAACCCGAATAAATGTTCAGAAATTGGCCGAGCAACTACAGGCCGCCCATTACCCTGTAGAAGCCCTACACGGCGAAATGACTCAGAACCAAAGGGATAAGGTGATGCGTCAGTTCAAAGAGCACCGCCTACGAGTTTTGGTGGCTACCGACGTGGCTGCCCGGGGTATTGATGTTCAAGATTTGACCCATGTAATCCATTATTCCCTACCCGACGATTTGGCCTACTATACCCACCGAAGTGGGCGTACAGCTCGTGCCGGAAAGCAAGGTATTTCTTTGGCCTTGGTAGATAATCGGGATAAGCGCAGAATGAGTAGCGTTCAGAAAAATCTGAAGGTAAAGCTCAAGCAAGTGGACCCACCATCAGAACAGGAAATTGTAGCTGGTGCTGTGAGACGTTGGGCTAGAGGAGTGGTGGAAACTCCCGTAGGCAACGAATGGAAAGAATTGATTCAACCCATACTGGAAGAAGAGTTTGCAGGTTTGAGCCCTGATGACATTGTAGAACGTTTGATTTCCAGTGAATTGAATAAGCTGCCTTATCGTTTGCGCAATTCTTCCAAAGATTCATCCAGACGTGATCGTGATCGCGACCGTGATTCTGATTCTCCAAGAAGAGAATTCGGTAGCAACAAGCACTGGGATCGTTTCTTTATCAATGTAGGAACCATCGATAAAATCCGCAAACGCGATTTGTTGGATTTTGTATGTGACGTAACTGGATTGGAGAAAAAGGCAATTGGTGATATCACCTTAAAGAAGAAAATTTCCTTCTTTGATGTAAGCCGCGATCAATCCAAAATTGTAGCCCGTCGATTCAAAGGTGTGGTTGCTAATGGACGCAGCATTCGGGTGAACCGGGAAGATTCCGGCGGTCGCGGGTAA